The DNA region GGGTACATGTCCTGCGTCCCGTGCGACACCGCGTTGAGCGTCGCCATGAGGAGCGTGAGGTAGCAGAAGAGCCGCCAGTTGGCGGCGATCGCCCGGGCGAGCTCGGCCCAGCTCCCGTGCCGCGTCCGCTCCCAGACCTCCGACTCGCGCACGTTGGCGCGCACGTAGAGGGCGAGGAGCGCCGGGAGACCGCCGACGAAGAACATCGGGCGCCAGCCGAAGCGGGGAAAGACCAGGAAGTAGCAGAGCGCGGCGAGCAGGTAGCCCGCCGCGTAGCCTTCCTGGAGGAGCCCCGAGAGGACGCCCCGCAGCCGGGTGGGCGCCTTCTCCATGGCGAGCGACGCACCGACGCCCCACTCGCCGCCCATCCCGATGCCGAACAGGGCGCGCAGCACGAGGAAGCTCCGGTAGCCGGGGGCGAGGCCGGAGAGCACCTCGACGACCGAGTAGAAGACGAGGTCGATCATGAGCGGGAGGCGGCGCCCGTAGCGGTCGGCGAGGAGGCCGAAGAGGAGGGCGCCGACCGGGCGGAAGGCGAGCGTCAGGGTGATCGAGAGCGCGATGGCGGCGTCCGAGGTGTGGAACTCCTGCGCGATCGCGGTGAGGGCGAAGACGACGAGGAAGAAGTCGAACGCGTCGAGCGTCCAGCCGAGGAAGGAGGCGAGAATCGCGGCCCGGTGCCCGCCGGCGGCGTGGGGGTTGGCCGCGCCTGCGTTGGGACCCTTCCGCGCCGCTCGGCGCCCACGCCGGCGGCTCAACACGAGGTCACTCGCCGAGGTAGAGGGCGAGCGCTTCGCCGATTCTCGCCATTGCAGCGGCGGACGCAGCCCCGATCGACTCTTGCAGCCTGGACTTGCTCACCTGTCGGATACCCGGGATCACCGCGTAGGACGCCTTCATGCCCCCGAGCTCGACGCGAAGCCTGAGTGGCCAGATCTCTGGCGCCTGGGCGGACAGCGGGACGATCACCACTGAATCCAGACGCTCGTTCTGCATGGAGTTGGACACGACGATTCCCGGCCGAACCTTGCCCAGCTCGGGCGGCGCAGCCGCCCCGAGGTTGACCCAGTAGGCGCTTCCGCGCCTCACCGGCGTCTCCGCTTCGGCGGCCTTGCGAGATCCGCGCTGACCCACTCATCGAGCCAGGCGCGCTCATCGGGCGTTTCGCGCAGGAACTCGGCATAACGCTCCGCCGCCTCCGCCATCTTACGCCGCATCACCTCCTGCTGGAGGACCGTCCTGACGAAGGCCGAGAGGCTCTGCGACTGAGGCTTGGCGCGTTCGAGCTCCTTCAGCAGCTCGCCCTCTACCTTTATGGTAGTCGCCTTCATGCGAATCGAGTAGCAGCCGGACCCGCGTGATTCAAGGGCCCTCGCGAAGCTTCGGCTCCATTCCACGATCGACGAGCGCGTGCTTCTCTCGTTCGTCTGTGGATGGTAGAGGACGACAGCCCCGGAGCTGAGACGAACCATGGGGATGTACGACACCATCACCGTCTGGCCGCGCGACCGTACGCATTGTGCCGAAGGTCACGCGCTCGGCGACCTGCAGACGAAGAGCCTCGAGTGCCTGATGCACCGCTACGTCGTCTTCGACGGCGCGCTGTATCGCGTGGTCGAGCACGACCGAGAGACCGTCGTCGCCGCGGAGGGCGGAAGGCCGGTCATGCGACGGACGTCGCGCATGGAGGAAGAGAGGCGGACCACGACCCTCCTGGCGTACACGCACTGCCGCTCGTGCCGGCCGGTGCTCTACCTCGGTGGTCGCTCGGCATGGGCCGACGAGGTGAGCGAGCGCGACCCCTGGGCCGAGTGGCAACTCGAGCTCGTCGACGGGCGGCTCGTCGACCTGGTGCCGGTCAAGCTGGAGACGCGCGACGACATCCGCGCGGCGCTCCGCAAGGAGGGGCTGGAGGTGCTCGACGATGACGAGCGCCTGGCCCGGCTCCACTTCGCCCGCAGGTCTGAACCCGAGGCGAGGTAGGCGCCGGGCGCGGCGTGCGGCCGAGGACCCCATGACGACGATCCGGAGCGCGCGCGCCGACGACCTGCCGGCGGTCATCGACATCTACAACTACGAGGTGGAGCACGGCGTCGCCACCTTCGACACGGTGCCGTGGACGCTCGAGGAGCGGGCGCCCTGGTTCGCCGTCCATGCCTCGCCGCAGCACCCGCTGATCGTCGCCGAGGAGGATGGCCGCGTGCTGGGCTGGGGCAGCCTCTCCGCCTGGTCCGACCGCTGCGCGTACGCGCGGGCGGCGGAGGTCTCGGTCTACGTCCACCAGGACCACCGCGGGCGCGGCATCGGCCGCGCGCTGCTTGCCGAGCTGATCGCGCGCGGCCGCGCGGCGGGCCTCGGCGTCCTGCTGGCGCGCATCGAGAGCAGCGGCGGCGCGAGCCTCGCGCTCCACCGCGCCTTCGGCTTCCAGCCGATCGGCACCATGCGGCGGGTGGGCGAGAAGTCGGGCCGGCTGCTCGACGTCGAGCTGCTCGACCTGCACCTGGACACGCCGGACGCCCGCTGACCCTCCCCCTTGACTCCCGCGCGCGGCGCGGTCACTTACCCGCGCCGAGGAGGGCACACCATGGCGGTCGATCCGGACAAGCTCGAGCACTTCATGGGGAAGATCGTGGGCGACATGGGATCGGCGATCTCTGCCGCGCTGGTCGTGATCGGCGATCAACTGGGACTCTACAAGGCGATGGCTGGCGCGCGGCCGCTCACGCCCGCCGAGCTCGCCGCCCGCACCGGCACCGCCGAGCGCTACGTGCGCGAGTGGCTCTGTGCGCAAGCGGCCAGCGGCTACGTGGACTATGCCCCGGCCAGCGGACGCTTCAGCCTGAACGACGAGCAGGCGATGGTGTTCGCCGACGAGTCGAGCCCCGTCTTCGCGCAGGGCGGCTTCCAGATACTCACCGCGCTCTTCAAGGACGAGCCGAAGATCACCGCGGCCTTCCGGACCGGGAAGGGCGTCGGCTGGCACGAGCACGACCCGGCGCTCTTCGTCGGCACCGAGCGGTTCTTCCGTCCGAACTACAACGCCAACCTGACGACGTCGTGGATCCCCGCGCTCGAGGGCGTGGAGCAGAAGCTCCGGGCCGGGGCGCGCGTCGCGGACGTCGGCTGCGGCCTTGGCACGTCGACCATCATCATGGCGCGCGCGTACCCGCGCTCGACGTTCGTCGGCTTCGACTACCACGAGCCGTCGATCACCCGGGCACGCGCGGCGGCGGCCGGGGCGGGCGTGGGCGAGCGGGCCCGCTTCGAGGTGGCGCGCGCGCAGGACTATCCCGGCACGGGGTACGACCTGGTCGCGTTCTTCGACTGCCTGCACGATATGGGCGACCCGGTCGGCGCCGCCACCCACGTGCGCCGGTCGCTGGCGCCGGACGGCACCTGGATGCTGGTCGAGCCGTTCGCCGGCGACCGGGTCGAGGACAACCTGAACCCGATCGGGCGCGTTTTCTACTCGGCGTCGACGATGGTCTGCACGCCGGCGTCGCTCGCGCAGGAGGTGGGACTCGCGCTCGGGGCGCAGGCGGGCGAGAAGCGGCTCCGCGACGTGGTGACGGAGGCCGGCTTCACGCGCTTCCGGCGCGCGACCGCGACGCCGTTCAACCTCGTGCTCGAGGTCCGGCCCTAGCGGGCCGACTACGCGGAGAGCGAAGCGGGCGCCGGCGCGGGCGTGTCCCGCGCGCGAAGACCCTGGTTCGCCGGCGCCGGCCCGTCGGGCTTCGCGCGCAGCGCCCCGCCCTCCACCATCTTGCACTGGCCTTCGAAGAACGCGCCTTCCTGGACGACGAGGCTCGGGGTGGTGATGTTGCCCTGCACCCGGCTCGACGCGCGCAGCTCCACCCGCTGATGTGCGGTCACGTCGCCGGTCACCCGACCCTCGACGACGATCGCGGCGCCCGAGATGCTCGCCTTGACCAGCGCGCCGGGGCCGATGGTGAGCGTGTCCTGCGCGGAGATCTCGCCTTCGACCTGTCCCTCGATCCGTCCGGTTCCCTCGAACACCAGCTTGCCCGTGACCCGGGTCCCCTTCCCGAGGAACGCATCGATGCCCCCGGGGCCGGTGGACTGGCTCGCGCCCCGCTCCCGCTCGCCCATCGCAACCTCCTCCGGCGCGATCCCGCCGACCCGCATGCCGGATGCGGGGATCACGTCACGGTCCTTTGCAAACAGCCCCATGGAGATGGTGGCCGGAGACAGCAAGTTCGAGACCGGTCCAGCACGCCGAGCGAGCCCCGCGAATCGTGCCGGGCGCCGGCCGCCCGACCGCCGGGTCCGGCATTCCCCTGACACGACGGAACAGAAGGGTGCGGGCGCTCGCATCGCACACTGCGGACGCTCCATCCGCTGCGCACTCGGCCGCGCTACGGATTGT from Deltaproteobacteria bacterium includes:
- a CDS encoding type II toxin-antitoxin system PemK/MazF family toxin; this encodes MGQRGSRKAAEAETPVRRGSAYWVNLGAAAPPELGKVRPGIVVSNSMQNERLDSVVIVPLSAQAPEIWPLRLRVELGGMKASYAVIPGIRQVSKSRLQESIGAASAAAMARIGEALALYLGE
- a CDS encoding N-acetyltransferase family protein, with protein sequence MTTIRSARADDLPAVIDIYNYEVEHGVATFDTVPWTLEERAPWFAVHASPQHPLIVAEEDGRVLGWGSLSAWSDRCAYARAAEVSVYVHQDHRGRGIGRALLAELIARGRAAGLGVLLARIESSGGASLALHRAFGFQPIGTMRRVGEKSGRLLDVELLDLHLDTPDAR
- a CDS encoding class I SAM-dependent methyltransferase gives rise to the protein MAVDPDKLEHFMGKIVGDMGSAISAALVVIGDQLGLYKAMAGARPLTPAELAARTGTAERYVREWLCAQAASGYVDYAPASGRFSLNDEQAMVFADESSPVFAQGGFQILTALFKDEPKITAAFRTGKGVGWHEHDPALFVGTERFFRPNYNANLTTSWIPALEGVEQKLRAGARVADVGCGLGTSTIIMARAYPRSTFVGFDYHEPSITRARAAAAGAGVGERARFEVARAQDYPGTGYDLVAFFDCLHDMGDPVGAATHVRRSLAPDGTWMLVEPFAGDRVEDNLNPIGRVFYSASTMVCTPASLAQEVGLALGAQAGEKRLRDVVTEAGFTRFRRATATPFNLVLEVRP
- a CDS encoding polymer-forming cytoskeletal protein, with the protein product MERPQCAMRAPAPFCSVVSGECRTRRSGGRRPARFAGLARRAGPVSNLLSPATISMGLFAKDRDVIPASGMRVGGIAPEEVAMGERERGASQSTGPGGIDAFLGKGTRVTGKLVFEGTGRIEGQVEGEISAQDTLTIGPGALVKASISGAAIVVEGRVTGDVTAHQRVELRASSRVQGNITTPSLVVQEGAFFEGQCKMVEGGALRAKPDGPAPANQGLRARDTPAPAPASLSA